Proteins encoded by one window of Mycobacteriales bacterium:
- a CDS encoding DUF3566 domain-containing protein, with product MSPGARPFQSGQPRRGPSATARRPPGSPPRGTAVITPAPGTARRPTRRARLVLKRIDPWSILRLTFVYSLALYLIILVAVSALYALLAAMGVFHSLDTFFHDVGSTSSASSYFGFGRVFLVALVIGAVNVVLLTALVTLGAFLYNLCVDLVGGVELTLTEAE from the coding sequence GTGTCGCCCGGCGCCAGGCCTTTCCAGAGCGGGCAGCCGAGGCGCGGTCCCTCGGCGACGGCCCGCCGCCCGCCGGGTTCTCCACCGCGCGGTACGGCCGTCATCACCCCGGCTCCGGGCACCGCGCGCCGACCCACTCGACGGGCCCGTCTGGTGCTCAAGCGGATCGACCCCTGGTCGATCCTCAGGCTGACCTTCGTCTACTCGCTCGCCCTCTACCTGATCATCCTGGTGGCGGTCTCGGCTCTCTACGCGCTCCTCGCCGCGATGGGCGTCTTCCACTCGCTGGACACCTTCTTTCACGACGTCGGCTCCACCTCGTCGGCGAGCTCCTACTTCGGATTCGGCCGCGTCTTCCTGGTGGCCCTGGTGATCGGCGCGGTCAACGTGGTGCTCCTAACCGCGCTCGTCACGCTTGGTGCCTTCCTGTACAACCTGTGTGTCGACCTGGTGGGCGGTGTCGAGCTGACGTTGACCGAAGCCGAGTGA